The Gossypium arboreum isolate Shixiya-1 chromosome 2, ASM2569848v2, whole genome shotgun sequence region TCACCCAAATCTTAGTAACAAGAACCTCCGACAGACTAATGACTCTTTGAAAGCCAACTATACATTGACCTTTCTCATCTCGCAACACTCCTCCAACCGATGATCAGCCATTCTCTCCTTGCACTGCCCCATCAAAATCGATTTTAATCCAGCCCTGCGGAAGAGTACGCCATTGAATCATTGTTCTATCTCATCCAGCAAATTGACGACGCCACGCCATGACCTGTTAGATGCTTATAGCTCAGCTAAGACAGCTTTTAACTTACACTCCCGCGCAAAAGCCTCCTCCTTGAAACAACCGCAAATTACGGTTCTTCCATATCTGCCAGCAAACCTCTCCAAACAAGAAGTGCCACTAACCCCCTCGCATATACGATCACAACCCGTTGACAGTTTTGATAATAACCAACCCGATAGTGCTAAAGCAAAGAAGCTGCCTCGGTGCATTGCAAGTACAAGCCGTTTCCATATCCCTTTTGCCACCCCGCAATCTCGGAGAACATGAAGAACGCTTTCATAAGGCGTCCTACACACATAACAAACACAGTCATCACAAAGCCCCCTTTGGAAAATTTCAGCTTTACACACGATTCTCTCCCGCAATGCCAACCATAAAATTAGGAACCGTATTCTTTGAGGCAAAACACTCTTCCATATTAGCTTCTATTGCCAGCGCATAGCACTGTTGGATACACCTACCAACCTACCATACACATCTTGGATTGTGAATAGCCCCAAAGATCTATCATTCCAGCAAATCGTATCAGTCCTTGTACTTATTGTTGGCGCCGGAATTGGATCAATCCGAAGCAAGATATTTGGCTCTAAAAACAGACCAAAATTTCCCCAATCCTATTCACCATGTATGTCAACCATATCACAAACCTTTGCCTCCTCCATTTGGTCACCCAATTGGTGAGGCAAGCTTCGGAGAGGCCCAAGCTCACCTATCCATGTATCGTCCGAAAATCGAGCAGTCCGCCCATCACTAACATTCCACATTAAGTTTTCCCGTAAGAGGCTCCAAACATTTACTAACGACCTCCAAGTAAATGAGCAATTCGTTCGAGTTATACTTATTGGGCAACTCTCATCCACCTTATATTTCCCGCGCACCACCTATAGTTATAAATCATCTCGCTATAATCACATTCTCAGTTTCATAAAAAAAGCTTGATTTTGGAGCCTCAGCTGGCACAACCTTGGCCCGTTTTCATTAATTATCACTtaacttatattttaaaatttaatcatggGCATGACAAatctaatattttttaatatgtttataaaGGAAATATTTTTTTGAATGTTTTATAAAGAAAATAATTACTTCTAAGTTTTTTCCTTCCGCACATACGATAAAGGGaataatttactaataaatgttagAATTTCTTTTACATGAGTAAAtcagtttttaaaaaaattattggaATAGGCCATTTTTTTAAAAGCGTTTTCAGGTGATTTACAGAAAAAGTGCTTCCAGTTAAAAGCGTTTTCAACGGGTTGCTTGGAAAATGCTTACAACTGAAAGCACTTCTCCCCCAACAATCCAAAAAACAACTACTTTTCCAATCGCTATTTAATTAGACATTGCCCCCACCCCAAAATGTCAATTCTTTTTTATAACCCCTATTTCATTTTTTTCCCAATTCGATCTCAATTCTCTCTCACTTTCTTAATTCTCTCTCAAATTCCTTACAAAACGCACTTAAATTCACTAATTTTTTTCGCTCtctcaattttatttatttaaattatcttaacattttttaaattattttttaatacaaATTATTCGGATTTTTTCGAAATTATTAATAGCAAATTCTCTAATCTGTCATGATAAGAACCACATTTCTGTCGACCAATTGCAAATGGTAAGAATATTTcttattatattttaatgttgtataatttttatattttttgttatatttaaatttaatattttgtatattttttccTTGAATAGGCAGAAGATCGAATTTTGCAATCCAACATTCGTAATCTACCCACTCCTCCATCATCCTTGATCAAATCGTACTTGAGAGAAGTCGGTTTTTCACACGTGGCCCTTGTACGTAGGGGCTGCAAGTTGGACCAGGCACTCTTATGCATGCTGGTGGAAATGTGGAGACCTAAGACGTATACTTTCCATCTTCCATGTGGTGAGTGTACTATAGCTTTGGAGGACGTGTAGTTACAGCTTAGTTTACCAGTGGATGAGTCCGTAGTAATTGGACTGTTTACGTCGATTGGAAAGTCTTATGTGGCGAACTTTTAAGGTTGGTTCCTGAGACAATTTTTGGAGGTTGGATAGAAATGCCTTGGTTAAGAAGAAATTTTGGTGAGCTTGATGAGGATTCGACTGAAATCGAAAGAGAATAACATGTTCGGGTTTACACCTTTATGATAACTAGGGGTGTCCTAATGACGGGTAAGTCATGAAATTTGGTTCATTTAATGTGGCTGTTGAAAGATGTGGCAGGCGACTCaaccataaaaaaattaaattggtgGTTGCATGCTACTATTATAGTCATGTGCACGGTATTGACTGCCATTTTTACGTCCTGAAGCAAACTACCCTTACAATTTCCCACTCGTAACAAGGCAAAATTCATTAGATAATTTATTTACcatgataaaataatttaaagtttatattaTTCTATTAACAAATTATTTCAATAGGtggaatcataatctaagttatGCGAGATTGAATAAACTGTGAGATATATGGCTTCTGTTAGACCAACGATCTGAAGCGgaggtaagtatttttttttaatttgtattattttattacaatATTTGATTTGAgatttaatagtatatatataactaatttctttaaattgttttaatatagttTATATGGACGCCATACGAGGATCCGAAAATTCGGGAATACATCTGGTCCCAATTCATAGTAAATCTCAACATCTGACACGTGAAGGTGCCATTGGTAGTGTACGCTATCATGGAGAAGCATGAATCAGATAGGGTGTTGTGGCAATTCGGGTTCAAGCAATCAATTTCAGTGGCACTTCAAGACCTCAATGATCTACAACCTATTGACTTGTGGGGGAGGTTGGATGAGAACTAGATTAAATTCCATGCCGAATATATCAACATATGGAATAATCGGGATGAGTTTTTACCTCATCATGAGGCCATTGTCGTTCCGAAGTTAACTTGCTAGTCAGAGTACATGCATTGGTTTAGGCTTGTTGGCAAGCCGTACTTGCTGAGCAAAGAAGATAGGAGCGGGCAACCGCATACGAATAGGCCACAATGGCCACCAACACATCCAAAGTCTGGCAAGGTGGGTCTATTGTTTACATGTACGCAAGAGCCGACATCATCACCGTTGCCCACACTACCCACTAGTCAGTATGTGTCATCATATTCTAGTGTGTATGCAAACATTGTCATTTTCATATAAGCACTATATATTCCACCACATTTTTCTGCTTCTACTTTGATGTCAGGTTTTGTTTTTGGACCTTCATTCCTGGTATATTACACATCGATGCCAATCGCATTTTCAATGATGACGATGTCAACAACGACGTATAGGTCGTCTATGTTTCAACCACAAATCGAGAGTCTAGTCATTATGCCATCGGCGTCCAGCACACAATATAGTTATACCCCTACGCCAATTGTGACGCAAATACCTCCGTGATCATTGTTTTATCAAGGTGGATCATCTTTCCAACCACCTATTCCTAGATCGAATGATGCACAATAACAATCGAGAAGTAACCAATCGCAATCAACTACAAACGAAGATGAAAAAGATGAGAGGCCTGTACCACAACTGTGCCGAAGGTTCAACCAAAAAGGAATTCGTCTTGCAACCGTCGACCACCCTAATGTGGGCACATTCTAAACCCTAATGTAGACACATTCTAACATATGATAATAGTTGATTTACTTTATTATTGCACTTATCATGTTAACATTTCAATAAATATCAAATGTGTTTATTACATCAATGTCAAACatacttattttttaaaataaaaatggtgTTTTCACTAAAGTTAGCCTTTGTTATAATTTATTGATTTGTATTGTATGAGAAAAACGTGCTATTGTATGTTAACTGTAGTAAACAATTTAAATGATCTATTAATGAGGTGTTGTCCTTGTATCACCCATTCAGTATAGACATAACGGCATTGTATGTTTGGGTTCCTACACCACCCATATAATTTCGATTGGTTCTACTTCTCCAGGATATCCATGTTGTCGTGTATTCAAATGGGCGTCAGTCAACCTTTTGGATTGTGACGCATTGATTTATGGGGTAACAACTTGAATTAAGCGCTTGATATAAGCAACAATCTATATTCATCTAGGACTGGTGGAAATACGTTTCTCCACATGTTGTACATGTTTACTAGTTTGTAGACTTTGTTTACAAAACTCATAGGATTCAAACGTATACTATGGCATGTTACAATTGCATTAGTGCATGAAAATTGAAGTGTATCAAATTTCTCATAGTCACAAGTTCAGTTTTTGAGGTGTACATGGTACGATCCCCCGACAATCTTTTAGTCGGGTTTGTCGAACTCTGTTACCCAAAACCATAGGTCTTCGTACGAGTGAATACTGGATACATACAGTTCAATTGTGTTGTTGAATTCCTAATTTCTTTTAGTATATCATTTCTCCAAACATGGCCTCCTTGTATCTGCCCAACATAATTTATCGTTCACTTTAGAAAAAGTTCAGCCAAATGAAAGTATGTCTCTTTGACAACAGAGGTTACTAGCAAATGACACATTCCCTTCAAAACGAAATTGATGCATTCCTCCAGGTCTGTCGTTATGTGCCCATAATGTAGACCCTCGTTGTAGGATTGTGTCTATTATTGGAAGGGTATGTTGCAGAGGTAGTTCGCCCCGTCATTATTAATGACCCTAAGTTTCTCGACATTTTAaggaagtgatttttgatgagcTCGTACCATGTCGAGACAAATGAATAATAGTTTATCCATAATGTCCAACGTTTGTTCACCAGTTAAATATTAAAGAATAATTAATAGTGGCGGTTACATACCCATGTTGATTACTTGTGCTTGTTGTGCAATAGAGTCGTATTGTCCATGGTAATTCAATAAAGCATACCTTAGATAATACTTATGGTATGTGCGGTCCCAAAGCCTTTCCTGTTGTTTAATTGCGACAAATATTCTAGGTCTCCGATCAGAGATGACACAAATATCAGGTTAGGGCAAGCATGCCTCTTCAACATAGATAGGAAGAAATCTCAATCATTTGCTGACTTTCTAAGTGAGATTGCAAAGGCAATCGACTGAATTTTTCGATAGTGCCAACAATAACAAATGGATATATCGCCCGTACATAAAAGTATTGTTGTTCTGTACAAGTGGCCTACAGTATTAGAATGGCTTTCGACATTGTTTGAAAGTCCAAAACAAACGTTTGAACATTTGGCATCCATGGAGCAACCGATCGTTGTAGTATACAGGCCCTATTTCCAGATCGATTACGCGACCTGGTACGTACGTCACTAAGACCTGACACCACTGGCGTATCTCGTTATATGACGCGTCCCACCCACTATGCATCTTATTTAATACCTTCTGTTTTGCGATCCAAGCCTTGTGGTATGAAGGCATATAATCGAACTCGCTACGAATATTTGTAATTAGAACTGGTACCGCAATTTTGGGACTCGCTTTGACCATAGGTAGTATTATTTTTGAAATCATCATTGAATCCAATTTCAAATGATCCCGTGAGATACTTGTTACAACACTAGTACGTTAAGATTAGCAATTCAACTATGTTGTTTACTAAACTAGTATTAGTGCAGTACCGGCGACAATACACATATGCGGAGCGGTATATTTCTTTATTGTCCACAATTTTATCTTCTTCTTAACAGATGCCATGATTTTTCATGCACATATGTTGTCTCGCTTTTTGTACTTCGCTTCAAATTTCTCAAATTGAGATTTAACTACGTGGAAGTTTACCCTATTCTTGATGTTGTATCGCTTCATCGCGATGACAAAACCATCTTTAGTTGAGAACTTTTTCCCCACTTCTAAACCACCTGAATCTAACGAAAAACTCGCGTGGCCCAACCTTCTGTTTGCTAGTTCTGCAAACTCCAACCCATCCTCTATCGATAGGTCTACATTATGCATATAGGCTGGAGGTGAGTATGTTGTAAACTGTAGATCTTCTTCGACATCATCGCTAGGACCTTTACCATTTGAACCTCTATCTTTTGGTTTAGTAGAAACCGACTTTAGTTCAAAAATAATACAATTTCTGAACCATCGGCATTAGCCTCCCGGATTGGATCGGCATCAGATTCAATCTCCTTTTTATCCTTGACTACATCAACATCTACCGTGTTGGATATCCCTTTACCGGTAGACGTCATAAAGAGTACGTCATCCTTTCTTGTATAGTTCTCAAAATGTTCAAAATCACCTGTTGTTTACCAACCATTGGAAGTTGGTATCGTTCCTCTGTAATTGTTTCTAGCATTGAAAATTGGCTGACTTAAGTTCAAATGAAAACCATTAACTAAGTGCCGTGTAGGGGTCCTAACACTAAATCCCGACTGTTCAGTAATCTGGTTGTCGTGGTTGAAATCTAAGGCCAAAGTAGATGAATGTCCTCTCATTGATGATTGTAGGGTATCATAATGGGAACTTTCTAAAAAAGTGGTGAACCCATGATCTCCACGAAACCAGCTAAAAAGTCGACTAAAGAAAGTGCACTTATCAATTAATAGTTTAGCTATAGTGAGCAAAGATATTGCTCCTacgagaactaaaagtactattaATTATCggctttctattatttaactgaaCAATTAGAGTAATTGAttgaaactaaaattaactaaattaattaaccaaaGAACATGATAAAGAACAAAATCAGGAAAATAAATgattaactgtaacacccctaacccatattcgtcatcggaatagggttacgaagcattactgaaAACTTTTAACTAAAATATTCGATTACAACCatttttaaaacatattatattccattcaaacacatgcataacgtTCCTTTTTTGAGTCCTGGAGGCCttaaaaacactttagaaacgaTACGGAACTAAATAAAAAACATTTAGAACTTCatggaaaaagatagaaaaattcatactacagagatcacacagctgagacacacacccatgtctcaggtcatgtgggcattcgaagtagggacacacaacTGTATtcgtgcccatgtaactctctgatttgGTTCTCAtggtcaagtcacacgcccgtgtgctagtccGTGTAACTCTCAAAATGCAACCTATAaaaacctataggggacacatgACTATGTCGCGCGGTCATGTGTCACATATGACTAAGACACAAGCCGGTGCCTTAGGTCTTGTGGACGaaaaatagaccatttttaaACCATTTTCCTCACCCAAACTTATACAAGCCAAATGTACCTATTTTCATGCATCCAAATTATacctaacacatgcatattcaagcTAGATCATCATAGTATTTAATCATATAATCAATATGCCTAAAAAGCACATCAATCACAACAATCAAACTTGATTATACATTTGCTAAGTTTAGCCATAAATAAACTAACCATTGAAACTAATTCTATACCAATATTTACCACAATGTTCACATACCAATCATACTCAAATATACCAATTTGACCATTCAACAACTATCATCACTAAACCTTAGTAAACTTGGCCATATGCCAACCACATCCAAATTCAACAGATTAGCCATTTATTTACTCAATACTCACTACCTAATTCCATATCAAACCATACCTCAATGACAACCTTTAAGCATATCAAAACAACATTTCATAGCATGTATTTAACTTACCATTCCATCATTTACCATTTAAGcaccaaaatgccaaaatgtcaacaattataacatcacatttacATACCAACATAACAACCTATTAATTAATCAAAGTCCCAAATTTACAAGTCATATATATAATGACcatttcatcaaacacaaaacacctatacatgccattataaccacgactcaaaatcataaaaatttatcaatataatcgatggatagtgtgatggatctccgGCTAGCTTTCAACCAGATTTGAGCTTCCAATAATCTATAAAGTAAAAGagaaactacgtaagcaatgaatgcttagtaagctcgtataaactttaagcataatattccATTTCAATAATAAACTTTATAGAATAAACATAAATCTATGCCAATACTATAAGATTCATTAATCGATATACTCATCAACTCACAAATGAGTAAGTTTATTAATGTTGCGTATTTATTGACCATTCATAACATGATAAGATTTCAtgatacataatatatataatcatCAACCTTTTATATTTCTATTTACTTACTTTTCATTTCGTCCCCAAGCTTACCATAAGCCTTCAAGGGCCTTCATCTGTCTTTACAAACTTAGCATAAAACTCGAGAAATGGTGATCAACTGCCAATATGCGTTTACACCATTGCCTCCAACCCCCTCGCACCTCTGATTTCAAAAGCGTCATATTTGATGGGATCATTCAAAGCACAAAATTGATATTTAATGGTGATACTCTCACCTGGTTGGATCCGATGATTTTCTGCTTAATTCTTTTTTAAAATTCTGGCAATTCAATTTGCTGGGTAAAAGCCAACCGCGCTATGTTCTTTGATAAAAAAATGACACCATTCTCAGTGTCGGTGTCATGCACTTCATCGTCGTAGTAAACAATGACATTAATTCGTCCACTCATTTTTAGACTCGGATAAGCTATTCCATATGTTTGAAACAAAAACATCATGCAGAGAAATAGTGTTGTAATTAAATATGAACAACAAAAATCAATGCTTACTTTAACTAAATAGGTTGCTTCAACTTATGCCTTATGTGTGAATTTCTCCTCTTCTGATCTTCTTACAATATTTCGTTGCTCGTAAATGGATTATGCCGCTTGATGCTAAATTAAATTGGTTTTATAGACCAGAGGTGACTCATAGTTAGTTCATAAAATTCCCCAGGCCTATTGGGGAGTTGAAAATTATCAAGAGAAAACGCTCCAAGTAGGATACACTATCAACAAAAGCACTGAAAGAGCGTCTAACTAAAAGCGTTTTCAGTACCATGTCAACTGAAAAAGCTTCCAGGTGGATGCACTTACAGTACTTCTGATGACAATGcatcctacttgaagcgtttctCTCTATAAATTTTAACTCCAACCTTATTCCAAGAAACACATCATATATCCTGGGATTCCTGGGATATATTTTCTAAACCTTACtatttgaaaataatatataagagaataaataatttattgaaaaaatCGGATCAAACTAATATTAAGAAAGtgaaaaaaattaataactaGTATTTCATTATTGCTGAGTAGGTCGAGTTTCGATTATGAATCCAATTCAATTTTCCAATTTGAATATACAGTTGATGTAAATacgatatttttaattttaaaataaattattattatttaacatctcaaaaaatattacaaaataataaaaatctcaGAAAAGAAACACTAAACCTTACTTTTAAATAgccaaaccctaaccctaaaaaccaataaacataattttaaaataaaaaataaagcatTGAAAAAATCAGGTGAAAAACACCTCTAATCGGGAGCGTTTTTCAAAAATATCTATTCCGATAATTTTTTTGGGTATTTATCGGTAGATTAATCCCATAAAGgtctgaattaaaaaaaaaaaagaggtatCTGGAGAAAACAAATATGAGGTGGCAGAAAACGAGTGGGAACTGGCAACAAAACTGATATAAAATGGGTAAAAGAGGCCGAAATGCAGTACTCTCATAGCTTCCCTCCTTTTATCCGCTACACAAGAAACCCTCATAAATCTTTTTGGCTTTGgctctctctctccctctctctctccaTCCGTATCAGCAAACAAAGGACCCTTTGTTTCACTCCATTTCCCATAACTTTCCGGTACAATTACAATCTCCCTTTGTTTATTATATACTGTCTTGTTCTTTACTTTTCTATAGTTTCCGTTTATCTTCGCTCTTTTGGGGTTTGTATCTGTTTTGCTTTTTAAACAATTTGGGGAAAGCTAGGAAGAATTGAATTGAATCATTGGCATTGATTATCCAGTTCAGGGTAaagttaaaaaagaaagaaaaaaagaaaaagaaaaaacactAGTTCAAGAATGGGTTTCTTTTAGGTTAATATGAGTAAGCCTCGTTATGGAGAATTTGCTTGCCAAGTTTTTCTTGTTATTCAATTGTCACCCATTTATTGTACTTCTTAGTTGCATCAGAATTTGCTTACGAATGCCATTGTTGTGAGCTAGGATTTGCTAAAATGGATTTCTCTAATAGTTAATGAAAATTTTCATTGTCTTGAAATTTAATTCTCAAAACTAATTTTGTGGAATGTTGTTTTTGTTATTAACTTTTTTACCCATATCTTGTGCTTCTTGGTTGCATCAGGATTGAGTTATAGGTGCCAGTTTTGGGAGCTAGAATTGGCTAACATGAATTTCTAACTCAGATAACGGTTTCTGAAAATTTTCATTGTCTCGAAAATTAATACTCAAAAGTCAAAACTAATTTTGTGGAAAGCTTTGATCTTTTTTTAACTTATTTGTTAATTTATTAGAATAATAGAGTTGAAATAGTTGGAATAGCTTTTATGACACTGTCTATCTGCCAACAAGAATTAGAAATTAAGAATTCCTTAACAATGAGAAGGTGTAACTGCAAATGGGATTGACTTAATGCTTGATTGTTTGTACGTTTTTTCTGGCCCGTAAATCCTTGTCTTGTTAAGTTGGTGGTTTGATCTTATTTTTATTGGCTTGGCATATCTATTGCATGATAACTGATAAGAATTGATATGTTCAAATAAATGCAATTTCTGTGCATTTGGACAATTCTCAATTCATTCCCAGGGCCCCCCAAGGTTTTATAAACATTTCTTTTCACCCCTTGGCTTTCTGAACAAGAAAAATTGATAGTAGTTCTGACTGATGTCTTGCAATATCATGATAACTTCTTTTTACTTTCAGTGGGTGGGACGCCATAGATTTTTCGAGAATTATAAATCAATCCTTTTGAAATATAGTAGATTAAGAGATTTTGGAACACATTAATTGATTCTATGATGCAAGTCATTGTCGGTACACAACTAACAAAACTTGAAGAATGCATATATCTTATCAATATCATCATGATTCATAACCGAAACACTTTCTGTATGATAGATGAAAGGAGCTTCAACAGATAGGGGCTTCGGGATATACATAAGGATCTAGAAATGGGACAAAAGGAGTCATATTGGAttaatgggtattttggtaaatggaAGTTCTTTGTCCCTCCGAGACGATCACATCCACTGCAAAAGTCAAGCAAAGGATTAGGAGTTCAAATTTATAATCTATTTGTTAATAATTTTGGTGCATCTTGGAGCACTTGAGCAATGGAGACTGTGGAGCACCACTTGGAGAGTTGCTCTTGGTCTGCTTCACGTTATTGGCTTTGTTTTATTTCCTATTACCTTATTGGTGCTGAGCAATGGAAAGGACTTTCTGGTGCAAACTTCAATTGCAAATTGTTATTCTTCAAAAAGGATTAATTTTCTGTTTGACATTTTTGTGCAGTGACTTGTGACCACAACGTTATATCTCTTGCATCAACAAATGGCAAGTCGTTCTTCCCGCACTATATATGTTGGTAACCTACCTCTGGATGTCAAAGAGTGGGAGATTGAAGACCTGTTCTACAAGGTTTGTGCATTTagtcttttctttgttttgtacTTTACTAAAGCAAAGAGAAGAAACGAGAATACCATAGACTGATTCTGTTTATTTTGGTCAAAGTGCTTCTTATCTGATCTTGGTCAGTTGAGTTAGACTTTTTAGTTGGCCTTTGGTTCTATTAATCTTTTTCATGATTCTTAAAGTTTCCAAAACATGTTACTAAAACAGTTAATGAGTAATTTGTGTGAAAATTATTCACTACGTCATTTGCCTActtcaaaggataaaattttaTCCTGGTAAAGAAAAGCTACATTTGTCTGTGTTATGCACCCTTGGATAGGCGTCGTGCATGATTTTCACATTTTGGAATGTTTACCTTGGTTAAATGCCATAATCTACACTGTCTGCTTCAGTGTTTATATTGTTCTTGCGGCAAAAGTTTCTTCTTGATTGCTCTTGTTCAACCCAATTTGTGCAATTGAAGAACTTTAAATCTCTTTTTATATAGCTTTTATCATCAGCGCTTGGAAGGTTCTAGTTTTTTCTATCATCTTCCAACTGTTCGTAGAATATCAGTCTTTGGGCACTTTTAATGTGACTTTTGCGAACTACAGTATGGGCACATTTTGGATATAGAATTGAAGCTTCCTTCCCGTCCTCCTGGTTTCTGTTTTGTGGAGGTATGCATCTTACATCAAGGCATTTTTTGAGCAATTTTTTCTTGTGCCTATTACTAAGCTGGTGTTGTTTGCAGTTTGAAGACCCTATGGATGCTGAAGATGCAATTAGGGGTCGAGATGGTTATAATTTTGATGGGTGTCGTATCAGGGTAATTGACTTTTAACTACTATACTATGATTGTGTAGCCCTTGTTCCCTAAATGGATTCTTATTTTACCCATGAATCAGGTTGAACTTGCCCATGGTGGTAGAGGGCAATCTTCTCGACATGATTATGGTGGGGGCAGCAGCAGAGGTGGTAGAGGACGATTTAGTGTTTCTCATCGGTCTGAGTTTCGAGGTGAAACTTACATAGACACTTTTTAAAGTTCATTTTACAGTTTCAGACTTTCAGTCCTTATATTTCACTATGATCTCTCCGGTTGTTTTTTTCCCTTGTAACACATTGACAGTTTGTTCACTATGATTTAGTTGTTGTTCGTGGGCTGCCTTCTTCTGCTTCATGGCAAGATCTAAAGGTGAGGTTTTTCCAACTTCTTCTAAATCAGGGTTCCTCTCATGTGGATCTGATAAGTTACAATCTCATGAATTTATGTTAGGATCACATGCGTAAGGCTGGAGATGTATGCTTTGCTGAAGTCCATCAAGATGGTGATGGTATGAGATCTAATTAGGTTCACTTACTATTTTCATGTTACACCCATCATATCTATCTGgttttgcattttattttatattttcagattTCCAAATTTGCTTAGCTATGGTTTTTCCTCCTGTAGGAGCCATGGGTATTGTGGACTACACAAATTATGATGACATGAAATATGCAGTATGTTTATCAGAATCTGGGGgttttatttgcatgtgacatGTGCTTCTCAACTATTTTACTTACGTTGCTCTTGATTTCCTTGTTGTGCAGATCAGGAAACTAGATGATTCTGAATTTCGAAATCCTTTTGCTAGGGCTTATATTAGGGTAATCCCCTTTTCTATTGGGTTTGCAAAGTTATCTGGTTTTGGGCTTTTTTAAACATTATCTGTCCATGTTTTAAGGTTTTGACTGAAGAACGAAATTTGTGATGACTCATTTTTTTGAGTTGACTCTTAATATGTACTTCGTTATGTTTTACTGAGTTGCTTGAAAATATAATGGCTCTTGGGTGGTGACGGGGGtttctgctgctgctgctgctgctgctgctgctgtaaTGGATGAATAAAAGTTGTCTTTGACACAAAATAAACACCCCTTCTTTGTTGATGTGGAGGGCATTTTATTTGTCCTTTTTTCATTT contains the following coding sequences:
- the LOC108467163 gene encoding serine/arginine-rich splicing factor SR34A-like; the protein is MASRSSRTIYVGNLPLDVKEWEIEDLFYKYGHILDIELKLPSRPPGFCFVEFEDPMDAEDAIRGRDGYNFDGCRIRVELAHGGRGQSSRHDYGGGSSRGGRGRFSVSHRSEFRVVVRGLPSSASWQDLKDHMRKAGDVCFAEVHQDGDGAMGIVDYTNYDDMKYAIRKLDDSEFRNPFARAYIRVNCYEAGPRRGRSQSRSHIKSPRGNQRSVSKSRSPSPARLSRSRSRSN